TTATGCCCAAAATCACCACATTGGTTTAGGTTTTAATAATTTCTCAAATATTGCAATAAATTATGAAAGAACAATTATTAGTGATTTTAACTTAAGGTTTAGTTTCTCTAGAAGCTTGGTAGATGGGGACAAATCAAATAAAAATATTTCATATGATTTTAGTGCATTATCAGTAAAAATATACACTGGTGATGATATTTTTGATTTTGATTTATACCATGGACCTGGAGTATTAGTTGGATATTATTACGAATATGATAATTTTAGAAATGAATCAACATATTACCCTCTCAATAATTCTACATATTATCAAAACTCATCGATGATTTCACCACAATATCTTGTGGGTTTTGAACGAGAATTTGGTAAAGATATATTTGGATCATTAGAACTTGCTTTTGGTGCACATTTTTTATTAAATGAACAAATGACAATACTAGAAAAATATAACCTTGGTGATTGGGTTCCATATATAGGCTTTAACATAAATATAGGCTATAATTACCCTAACTCTATTTTAAGGCTATAATAGCTCAATATTTTGTTCCAAGCACAACTAATGTTCCAGCCCAATCTTTACTAGCACATACTTGATGTGTTGAGGAATTGTCAAAACCTGAGTTTATAAATATTTTCTTCCATTCTAAGATAGACCCCTTAAACATTTTAACATTCAAATCTTGTGGCCAATTTAATGACTTTTTATTTTCAGTGTAATAATCAATACCCATAATAAATATCCCACCTTTATTTAATAAATTATCAAAAACATGATTAATTAATGATTGAGGATTATTTAAATAGTAAACTACTTCCATACTAAATATAATATCGAACTTCTCTTTAAATGAATAAATATTATTCAAATCTAACTGTATGTAATGTGATTTAGAATCATTTAACCTAGCCTTTTCTATCATTTTTTTAGCACCATCTACTCCAACAGTTTTAGTACAGTTTTTCAACTTTGACACTTTATTTACAAGCCACCCATTTCCACAGCCAATATCTAAAAAATCAAAATTAGAGTTGGTAAATTTAGAAGGTATCAATTCCAACATAGCATTTACGGAGGGTGTATGATTTTTTTCCATACCACCATCTTTACCTAGTTCGACCCATTTATTAAAGAGATTAATTGCTTTCATATATTACAAACTTAAAAAGGCTTCCAACTTAATTGGAAAAACATAGTTCTCCCCCAAGATATTGTAGAGAAATCACCAGTATGTACATCATCCTGCATAGCATAATTGACATCTTGAATATCAAACAAGTTCTTAACTCCAATTATTAAAGATGTATTTATTGAACTAAATTCCTTAAATAAATTAAAATTAAGAAGTTGATAACCAAGTTGCTCATATACAAGTAAATCATTAGAGTCATTATAAGCTTGATACTCATACTTGGATTTCCATTTCCAATTAATGTTCAAACCACAATCACAGATGGCATATTCATATTTATATGCCAAGCTTAAATTATGTCTTGGAAGATTATAATTAAAAGAAGAGTTTTTAATATAAAACATATTCCACATTATATTAAATGAGCTCAATGTATTATTTTGAGATTTTATATTCAACTTTGAAAAAACATTTGAACCATAATATATTGATTTATCTAAATTATAATAAGTGTATGCATCAGTATTTTGAATTCTAGCTAATTCAATTTTGTTATTTAAATAATTTAAAAAACCCTCAATATTAAAGGAACAGTACACTTTATCATCATTTTTAGGCAACAAGCTTAATGATAATTGAAATGCATTTGATTTTTCTGGACTAAGATTAGAATTACCAATAATATTATGATTTATGTCAATAAACTCCATAAATAACTCTTTAATAGTTGGCGATCTAAAACCTCTTGAATAGGATAATCTAAATTGATTTTGACTTTTAAAATCATACTTTAAATGAACAGAAGGGATAAGATTTGTTGAATATAATGAATGATATGGCACTCTTAAGCCTAACTGAGTTGTCAACTTATCATTTAGTTCAAAACTAGACTGAGTGAAGATAGAATAATTATGTATACTTGCAATTGTATCTTGTATTTTAGTCCCCTCAACTGTTTCATAGTTAAAATCTATACCTAATTGACTTTTATACCTAAGTTCAGTGAAACGATTGTATTCTAGTCTGTTAAAAAATGACTGAAATTTATCAAAAGTATTATAATCAGGATTTATTGTTTGTGTTGCAATATTTGTAGCTAATTCAATATCAAATTGTTTTTTTTCAAAATTTGTTTGAGAAAATGAACCTGTATAATTCCAATTATATTTCTCTTCATCCTTACTAATTTTTAAAAAATTAATATTACGATATGTCAGATAATGTAAATCTGTAGAAGTGCCTAAAAGGGGAAAAAAGTTTTCATCACCTAAATCAATCAACTCCTCAGTAAAAAAAGATGTTTTGAACTCTAATGAAGTATTTTGAATGTTTTTACGGACTTTGAAGTCAGCAAATGTTTGATCCTTTGGTTTCCAATATTTTGATCTAACACTCTCATCACCATGTCCCTCAAAACTATACTTACCTAAATTTATGTGCAAATCAACATCTTTAATAGTTTTATTAACATCCATATTAAAATTATAAACACCGATGCTTTCTAAATATGAATTAAATAAAATTGTATTTATGTCTTTTTTTGAAATTAAATTTATTACTCCTCCAGTAGAATTAGTGCCATACATAACAGAAGCTGGCCCTTTTAAAATTTCGATTCTTTCTATATTTGCTAGATTAATTTGGGATAAATCAATCTGACTGCCTTTACGACCTATAACAGGTATACCATCGATCATGATATTTATATTATTACCCTGCATACCTTGAATACTCACGCTAGTACCCAAAGCTGGGTCAACATTCAAATCAAATAATGCTTGATTACTAAATAATTCAGCTAAATCATTAGATCCGGTTGACTTAATATCTTTTGAAGTAATTAAAATTAAATTATTTACAGATTGAGAAATAGATTGACCACCTATTTGACCCGTTATTAGAACTTCTTTTAATGGATTTTGTAATACTATTGAGTCTCGATCTGTGGGAGTCTGGCAATAAATTAATCCATTAATTAAAGAAATAAAAATAATAAGTCTTCTAGTCATATAATTAGTTGACAATAATTTGTTGAACAAATATATTATCATTTGTAATTATTGTTGCAAAATAAATGCCATTATTTAAATTATTAAATTGAATTTTTGAAATAGAGCCAACTACCTGGTGTAATACTCGTCCTTTGAGATCTTGAATAATTAATTTTGAATCATTACCAACATAATTAATATTAAAAGATCCTGAATTTGGGTTCGGATAAACATTAAAATTGTTATTACTATAATTAAGAATATTGGATGGATTAAAATCTAATTCTTCGATTAAGAAAGACATATTTCCAGACTGTCCACCAGAGAAAGATTGAAAAACAATTTTAAATAAAGATTGTTCATCTTGACTTAAAACATAATATGCTCTATCTGGAATAACAGTATATTGTCCGCTATATTCTTTCCAATCATATCCGATTGTATTAATATCTGTACTAAAAGATAGATCTTCAAATTCTGGATTAAAGTCTATAAAACCATCATATTGAGATATACTATTTCCGTTTGACAAAACTCCAGTTACAACATAAGGCATAGTTTGTCCATTTAATGTAACAGAATCTGCTTCATATTTTGTAAAAACTATATCCCAATCTAAAGGTTCCCTATCAATTACTTCATTAGTTAATAAAG
The sequence above is a segment of the Flavobacteriales bacterium TMED191 genome. Coding sequences within it:
- a CDS encoding class I SAM-dependent methyltransferase, which codes for MKAINLFNKWVELGKDGGMEKNHTPSVNAMLELIPSKFTNSNFDFLDIGCGNGWLVNKVSKLKNCTKTVGVDGAKKMIEKARLNDSKSHYIQLDLNNIYSFKEKFDIIFSMEVVYYLNNPQSLINHVFDNLLNKGGIFIMGIDYYTENKKSLNWPQDLNVKMFKGSILEWKKIFINSGFDNSSTHQVCASKDWAGTLVVLGTKY
- a CDS encoding TonB-dependent receptor, yielding MIIYLFNKLLSTNYMTRRLIIFISLINGLIYCQTPTDRDSIVLQNPLKEVLITGQIGGQSISQSVNNLILITSKDIKSTGSNDLAELFSNQALFDLNVDPALGTSVSIQGMQGNNINIMIDGIPVIGRKGSQIDLSQINLANIERIEILKGPASVMYGTNSTGGVINLISKKDINTILFNSYLESIGVYNFNMDVNKTIKDVDLHINLGKYSFEGHGDESVRSKYWKPKDQTFADFKVRKNIQNTSLEFKTSFFTEELIDLGDENFFPLLGTSTDLHYLTYRNINFLKISKDEEKYNWNYTGSFSQTNFEKKQFDIELATNIATQTINPDYNTFDKFQSFFNRLEYNRFTELRYKSQLGIDFNYETVEGTKIQDTIASIHNYSIFTQSSFELNDKLTTQLGLRVPYHSLYSTNLIPSVHLKYDFKSQNQFRLSYSRGFRSPTIKELFMEFIDINHNIIGNSNLSPEKSNAFQLSLSLLPKNDDKVYCSFNIEGFLNYLNNKIELARIQNTDAYTYYNLDKSIYYGSNVFSKLNIKSQNNTLSSFNIMWNMFYIKNSSFNYNLPRHNLSLAYKYEYAICDCGLNINWKWKSKYEYQAYNDSNDLLVYEQLGYQLLNFNLFKEFSSINTSLIIGVKNLFDIQDVNYAMQDDVHTGDFSTISWGRTMFFQLSWKPF
- a CDS encoding T9SS C-terminal target domain-containing protein produces the protein MFKYFFSFITTFIFFNLSPAQGLVEFSLGSGYQYDIYYSLSEGITAFPERTNWDLSFSTDIYDTNIRINSGNGVTLYHVSDDINDWNSITNLPTDAVQLRNSETEWEIGAFVSNADGSLNYGWGNYNQQSQIVQGSSIYVINYNSFSKKIKINSLINGEYNFSVANLDGSNEESININTLNYASKKFVYYSLLTNEVIDREPLDWDIVFTKYEADSVTLNGQTMPYVVTGVLSNGNSISQYDGFIDFNPEFEDLSFSTDINTIGYDWKEYSGQYTVIPDRAYYVLSQDEQSLFKIVFQSFSGGQSGNMSFLIEELDFNPSNILNYSNNNFNVYPNPNSGSFNINYVGNDSKLIIQDLKGRVLHQVVGSISKIQFNNLNNGIYFATIITNDNIFVQQIIVN